The proteins below come from a single Cricetulus griseus strain 17A/GY chromosome 6, alternate assembly CriGri-PICRH-1.0, whole genome shotgun sequence genomic window:
- the LOC100771129 gene encoding glyceraldehyde-3-phosphate dehydrogenase-like isoform X2: MEKAGAYLKGGAKRLIISVSSAYAPKFEMGVNHEKYDNSLKTVSNAFYTTTCLTLLAKVIHDNSVIVEGLMAIILASAGTAKVVGKVIPDLNRKLTDKACVPTCNVSVMDLICHLEKTAKYDGMKKMVKQASQEPLKGILGYTEDQVVSHDFNSGIQHSAFDDGDGMTLNDNFVKLNSWYDDEYGFRNRVVYLMAYMASKK; the protein is encoded by the exons ATGGAGAAGGCAGGGGCCTACCTGAAGGGTGGAGCCAAAAGGCTCATCATCTCTGTCTCTTCTGCTTATGCCCCCAAATTTGAGATGGGTGTGAATCATGAGAAGTATGACAACTCACTCAAGACTGTCAGTAATGCTTTCTATACCACCACCTGCTTAACCCTGTTGGCCAAGGTCATCCATGACAACTCTGTCATTGTGGAAGGACTCATG GCTATCATCCTTGCATCTGCTGGTACTGCTAAGGTTGTGGGCAAGGTCATCCCAGACCTGAACAGGAAGCTCACTGACAAGGCTTGTGTTCCTACCTGCAATGTGTCTGTCATGGATCTGATATGCCACCTGGAGAAAACTGCCAAGTATGATGGCATGAAGAAGATGGTGAAGCAGGCATCACAGGAGCCACTAAAGGGTATCCTTGGCTACACTGAGGACCAGGTTGTCTCACATGACTTTAATAGTGGCATCCAACATTCTGCCTTTGATGATGGGGATGGCATGACTCTCAATGACAACTTTGTAAAGCTCAATTCCTGGTATGATGATGAATATGGTTTCAGAAACAGGGTGGTGTACCTCATGGCCTACATGGCTTCCAAGAAGTAA